One Curtobacterium herbarum genomic window carries:
- a CDS encoding HpcH/HpaI aldolase/citrate lyase family protein has translation MRHFANIADQEPLFLRPPEDVTRDSPQDLRAVALGATLYTPGIRPDLVRDVRRQTELGAGSIVLCLEDSVADDDLPTAEANVETALRTLTEELDLATLPQLFLRVRTPEHFARLLDRFGSRALDVLAGIVLPKFENPDGAGARWFEVLDAANAGRAPGSRLLVMPILESPGIMHRESRTEALADVHDLLLERRDDVLAVRIGATDLSSVYGLRRPSHLTVYDVQVLASVIGDVVNVLGRARDGFVVAGPVWEHYPDSDRVFRTQLRTTPFQEAGDLKLRRQLLLEGFDGLLREVTLDRANGLTGKTVIHPRHVPLVHAMSVVSDEEFSDASDVLANATGGVAASRYGNKMNEMKPHHAWAERTMLRARAFGVATPDVTYVDLLERSQP, from the coding sequence GTGCGCCACTTCGCCAACATCGCCGACCAGGAACCACTGTTCCTCCGACCACCCGAGGACGTGACGCGGGACAGTCCGCAGGACCTCCGCGCCGTGGCCCTCGGTGCCACGCTGTACACGCCCGGGATCCGGCCCGACCTGGTCCGTGACGTCCGTCGCCAGACCGAGCTCGGTGCCGGTTCGATCGTGCTCTGCCTGGAGGACTCCGTCGCCGACGACGACCTGCCCACGGCCGAGGCGAACGTCGAGACCGCGCTCCGCACCCTCACCGAGGAACTGGACCTGGCGACGCTGCCGCAGCTGTTCCTCCGCGTCCGGACTCCCGAGCACTTCGCACGCCTGCTCGACCGCTTCGGCAGCCGGGCACTCGACGTCCTGGCCGGCATCGTCCTGCCGAAGTTCGAGAACCCGGACGGTGCCGGTGCCCGGTGGTTCGAGGTGCTCGACGCCGCGAACGCGGGCCGCGCACCCGGGTCCCGACTGCTCGTGATGCCGATCCTCGAGTCCCCCGGGATCATGCACCGCGAGTCCCGCACCGAGGCCCTCGCCGACGTCCACGACCTGCTGCTGGAACGGCGGGACGACGTCCTGGCGGTCCGGATCGGCGCGACCGACCTGTCGAGCGTCTACGGCCTCCGTCGACCATCGCACCTGACCGTCTACGACGTGCAGGTGCTGGCCTCGGTGATCGGCGACGTGGTGAACGTCCTCGGTCGTGCCCGCGACGGCTTCGTCGTCGCGGGGCCGGTGTGGGAGCACTACCCGGACTCCGACCGGGTGTTCCGCACGCAGCTGCGCACCACGCCGTTCCAGGAGGCCGGGGACCTGAAGCTCCGCCGGCAGCTCCTCCTGGAGGGCTTCGACGGACTGCTCCGCGAGGTCACCCTCGACCGCGCGAACGGCCTCACCGGCAAGACGGTCATCCACCCGCGCCACGTGCCGCTCGTGCACGCGATGTCGGTCGTCAGCGACGAGGAGTTCTCGGACGCCTCCGACGTGCTCGCGAACGCGACGGGCGGGGTCGCCGCCTCCCGGTACGGCAACAAGATGAACGAGATGAAACCGCACCACGCGTGGGCGGAGCGCACCATGCTCCGGGCCCGGGCGTTCGGTGTGGCCACCCCGGACGTGACCTACGTCGACCTGCTCGAGCGGAGCCAGCCGTGA
- a CDS encoding TerD family protein, which produces MTGQLVPGANAALTAENPGLTSVVVGIHWDQIASRGPSAELVPMAIVCGPDGHVLSDEDLVFFNQIESADASVRYLDESDQEEIDVDFASIPETVDKIVFAVYLDPDPRSPKDLGSVRSMSVRVCAPDGRELVAFPLPSERNHLIDAVILGELYRHRSEWKFRAVGQGYTTGLTGLRADHGIGRAR; this is translated from the coding sequence GTGACCGGGCAGCTCGTCCCGGGCGCGAACGCTGCGCTGACCGCAGAGAACCCCGGCCTCACGTCGGTGGTCGTCGGCATCCACTGGGACCAGATCGCCAGCCGGGGCCCGTCCGCCGAACTCGTCCCGATGGCGATCGTCTGTGGTCCGGACGGCCACGTGCTCTCGGACGAGGACCTCGTCTTCTTCAACCAGATCGAGAGTGCCGACGCGTCCGTCCGGTACCTGGACGAGTCCGACCAGGAGGAGATCGACGTCGACTTCGCGTCGATCCCGGAGACCGTCGACAAGATCGTCTTCGCGGTCTACCTCGACCCGGATCCGCGCTCCCCGAAGGACCTCGGATCGGTCCGGTCGATGTCGGTCCGCGTCTGCGCCCCGGACGGCCGCGAGCTCGTCGCGTTCCCGCTGCCGTCGGAGCGGAACCACCTGATCGACGCGGTGATCCTCGGTGAGCTCTACCGCCACCGCTCGGAGTGGAAGTTCCGCGCCGTGGGCCAGGGCTACACGACGGGTCTGACCGGCCTGCGCGCCGACCACGGCATCGGCCGCGCGCGATGA
- a CDS encoding toxic anion resistance protein yields the protein MPGPLAPPEPTDPSQDALVLRAADAADVVTPDDAPGMVPVDADRQAQIAAQAREFVDEVASLDPRSPAFTEKVDGINAIAGSEIARSGGFSSRMLERSQSSVAGAKRSGDDAQVKVATTLGDLRSTVEDLTPNQADLSTGRKILGMIPGGNKLAKYFQRYESAQTQLDKIIKSLMAGQDELRKDNATLADEKVQLWETMQQLSEYAVFAKALDAATVAKIESLRNGGRVEEAQKLEADVLFPVRQRHQDILTQLAVSVQGYLAMDLVRKNNTELIKGVERARTTTIAALRTAVVVAQALANQKMVLDQIDAVNNTTNAMILQTSEMLRDQTTRIHEQATNSGVSVETLQKAFDNVFQTMDAIDSFRSQAAQNMSSTVAALESGIQRAKPYLERARQTDDDPRSVTR from the coding sequence ATGCCCGGACCGCTCGCTCCGCCGGAGCCCACCGACCCGTCGCAGGACGCCCTCGTCCTGCGCGCTGCCGACGCCGCCGACGTCGTCACCCCGGACGACGCTCCGGGCATGGTGCCGGTGGATGCTGACCGACAGGCGCAGATCGCGGCCCAGGCGCGGGAGTTCGTCGACGAGGTCGCGAGCCTCGACCCGCGCTCCCCCGCGTTCACCGAGAAGGTCGACGGCATCAACGCCATCGCCGGCTCGGAGATCGCCCGCTCCGGTGGGTTCTCGTCGCGGATGCTCGAGCGGTCGCAGTCGTCGGTCGCCGGCGCCAAGCGCTCAGGTGACGACGCACAGGTGAAGGTCGCCACGACCCTCGGCGACCTCCGCTCCACGGTCGAGGACCTCACGCCGAACCAGGCCGACCTCAGCACCGGTCGCAAGATCCTCGGCATGATCCCCGGCGGCAACAAGCTGGCGAAGTACTTCCAGCGCTACGAGTCGGCACAGACCCAGCTCGACAAGATCATCAAGTCGCTGATGGCCGGGCAGGACGAGCTCCGCAAGGACAACGCGACGCTCGCGGACGAGAAGGTCCAGCTGTGGGAGACCATGCAGCAGCTGAGCGAGTACGCGGTGTTCGCGAAGGCGCTCGACGCGGCGACGGTCGCGAAGATCGAGAGCCTGCGGAACGGCGGCCGGGTCGAGGAGGCGCAGAAGCTCGAGGCCGACGTGCTGTTCCCGGTGCGCCAGCGCCACCAGGACATCCTGACCCAGCTCGCGGTGTCGGTGCAGGGCTACCTGGCGATGGACCTGGTCCGGAAGAACAACACCGAGCTCATCAAGGGTGTCGAGCGTGCCCGCACGACGACCATCGCGGCCCTCCGCACGGCCGTCGTCGTGGCGCAGGCCCTGGCCAACCAGAAGATGGTCCTCGACCAGATCGACGCCGTGAACAACACCACGAACGCGATGATCCTGCAGACCAGCGAGATGCTCCGCGACCAGACCACGCGGATCCACGAGCAGGCCACGAACTCCGGCGTCAGCGTCGAGACCCTGCAGAAGGCCTTCGACAACGTGTTCCAGACGATGGACGCGATCGACTCGTTCCGCTCCCAGGCCGCGCAGAACATGTCCTCGACGGTCGCGGCGCTCGAGTCCGGCATCCAGCGCGCGAAGCCGTACCTCGAGCGCGCACGTCAGACCGACGACGACCCCCGATCGGTCACGCGATGA
- a CDS encoding TerD family protein produces the protein MAGLSLSKGGNLSLTKTSPGLTVATVGLGWDPRTTAGEAFDLDASALLVGPDGKVRSDADFIFYNQPKSADGSVEHKGDNRTGQGEGDDEQIAIDLQALPADVDRVVVVVSIDQGEARRQNFGQVRSAYSRVLDQDGAEIVRFDLSEDAAPETAMIFSEIYRSGAEWKFRAVGQGYQSGLAGVATDFGVNLG, from the coding sequence ATGGCCGGACTCTCCCTCAGCAAGGGCGGCAACCTCTCCCTCACGAAGACGAGCCCCGGGCTCACCGTCGCCACCGTCGGCCTCGGCTGGGACCCGCGTACGACGGCCGGCGAGGCCTTCGACCTCGACGCCTCGGCGCTGCTCGTCGGCCCGGACGGCAAGGTCCGCTCGGACGCCGACTTCATCTTCTACAACCAGCCCAAGAGCGCCGACGGCTCCGTCGAGCACAAGGGCGACAACCGCACCGGCCAGGGCGAGGGCGACGACGAGCAGATCGCCATCGACCTGCAGGCCCTGCCGGCCGACGTGGACCGCGTCGTCGTGGTGGTGTCGATCGACCAGGGCGAGGCGCGCCGGCAGAACTTCGGCCAGGTCCGCAGCGCGTACTCGCGCGTGCTCGACCAGGACGGCGCCGAGATCGTCCGCTTCGACCTCTCTGAGGACGCCGCCCCCGAGACCGCGATGATCTTCTCGGAGATCTACCGCAGCGGTGCCGAGTGGAAGTTCCGCGCGGTCGGGCAGGGCTACCAGTCCGGTCTCGCTGGCGTGGCCACCGACTTCGGCGTCAACCTCGGCTGA
- a CDS encoding TerD family protein, whose protein sequence is MATLSLSKGNNLSLTKTDPGLQRAMIGLGWDPRTTAGEQFDLDASALLVGANGKVRSNDDFIFYNQLQSVDGSVVHQGDNRTGEGDGDDEQILIDLGLVSPDVSRVVIVVTIDQADARHQNFGQVRGAFCRVVNDETGNEVVRFDLTEDAASETGMIFAEIYRYDNEWKFRAVGQGYATGLRGVATDYGVVLD, encoded by the coding sequence ATGGCGACCCTCTCGCTCTCGAAGGGCAACAACCTCTCCCTGACGAAGACCGACCCGGGCCTGCAGCGGGCCATGATCGGTCTGGGCTGGGACCCGCGCACGACGGCGGGCGAGCAGTTCGACCTCGACGCCTCGGCGCTGCTGGTCGGGGCGAACGGCAAGGTCCGCTCGAACGACGACTTCATCTTCTACAACCAGCTGCAGTCGGTCGACGGTTCGGTCGTGCACCAGGGCGACAACCGCACCGGCGAGGGTGACGGCGACGACGAGCAGATCCTCATCGACCTGGGCCTCGTCTCGCCCGACGTCTCGCGGGTCGTCATCGTCGTCACGATCGACCAGGCCGACGCCCGCCACCAGAACTTCGGTCAGGTCCGCGGTGCCTTCTGCCGTGTGGTCAACGACGAGACCGGCAACGAGGTCGTCCGCTTCGACCTCACCGAGGACGCGGCGTCCGAGACCGGCATGATCTTCGCGGAGATCTACCGGTACGACAACGAGTGGAAGTTCCGCGCCGTCGGCCAGGGCTACGCGACCGGCCTCCGCGGCGTCGCCACCGACTACGGCGTCGTCCTCGACTGA
- a CDS encoding TerD family protein: protein MGLSLQKGQALSLTKTDGSALSRVRLGLGWDAVATKRGLFGGKKSADVDLDASAIFFGADGQPVDYVWFNQLRSKDGSAQHTGDNLTGDGDGDDEVIRIDLSAVHGAVQQIVFVISSYSRQTFDNVQNAFCRVVDDSTAGAPEVARYQLTDAGQHTAMVMAKVSRTGAGWTFTAIGERADGRTVQDLVGPAAAAL from the coding sequence ATGGGTCTCAGCCTCCAGAAGGGCCAGGCGCTCTCGCTCACGAAGACCGACGGCAGCGCACTGTCGCGCGTCCGTCTCGGTCTCGGGTGGGACGCCGTGGCGACGAAGCGCGGACTGTTCGGCGGCAAGAAGTCCGCGGACGTCGACCTCGACGCCTCCGCGATCTTCTTCGGTGCCGACGGCCAGCCCGTCGACTACGTCTGGTTCAACCAGCTCCGCAGCAAGGACGGCTCCGCGCAGCACACCGGTGACAACCTCACCGGGGACGGCGACGGCGACGACGAGGTCATCCGCATCGACCTCAGCGCGGTGCACGGCGCCGTGCAGCAGATCGTCTTCGTGATCAGCAGCTACAGCCGCCAGACGTTCGACAACGTGCAGAACGCCTTCTGTCGGGTCGTCGACGACTCCACCGCCGGTGCCCCCGAGGTCGCCCGCTACCAGCTGACCGATGCCGGCCAGCACACCGCGATGGTCATGGCGAAGGTGTCCCGCACCGGAGCAGGATGGACCTTCACGGCGATCGGCGAGCGTGCCGACGGCCGCACCGTGCAGGACCTGGTCGGCCCCGCAGCCGCCGCGCTCTGA
- a CDS encoding DUF475 domain-containing protein: MFLKTFGWSLAITVLALAIALVYGGWSAVIITAILGVLEISLSFDNAVVNARILERMNPFWQKMFLTVGIVIAVFGMRVLFPLLIVGVTASLNPVEAVQLALEKGPIDEPGTYAYLLHEAHPQIAAFGGMFLLMIFLDFMFEERDILWLRWLERPLLFIGKLPMVNVIVALVLLAVAGTTAGDHQSTVLIAGIAGLVTYFLVTGLGGLFDVDDPEDDGNSFESTGEMVAEANRISNKRRVGNVAGKAAFLLFLYLEVIDASFSFDGVIGAFAITADPIIIALGLGLIGALFVRSLTVFLVRQGTLDEFEYLDHGAHWAIGALAAILLVTITTEVNEVVTGLIGVVFILAAFISSVVRNKNKADDHESADDHAAVAS; encoded by the coding sequence GTGTTCCTGAAGACCTTCGGGTGGTCCCTGGCCATCACCGTGCTCGCACTGGCCATCGCGCTGGTCTACGGCGGATGGAGCGCGGTCATCATCACCGCGATCCTCGGCGTGCTCGAGATCAGCCTCAGCTTCGACAACGCGGTCGTCAACGCCCGCATCCTCGAGCGGATGAACCCGTTCTGGCAGAAGATGTTCCTCACCGTGGGCATCGTCATCGCGGTCTTCGGCATGCGCGTGCTCTTCCCGCTGCTGATCGTCGGCGTCACGGCGTCGCTGAACCCGGTCGAGGCCGTGCAGCTCGCGCTCGAGAAGGGCCCGATCGACGAGCCCGGCACCTACGCGTACCTGCTCCACGAAGCGCACCCGCAGATCGCTGCCTTCGGTGGCATGTTCCTGCTGATGATCTTCCTCGACTTCATGTTCGAGGAGCGCGACATCCTCTGGCTGCGCTGGCTCGAACGCCCGCTGCTCTTCATCGGCAAGCTCCCGATGGTCAACGTCATCGTCGCCCTCGTCCTGCTGGCCGTCGCGGGCACCACCGCCGGCGACCACCAGTCGACGGTCCTGATCGCCGGCATCGCCGGACTGGTGACGTACTTCCTGGTCACCGGGCTCGGCGGGCTGTTCGACGTCGACGACCCGGAGGACGACGGCAACTCGTTCGAGAGCACCGGCGAGATGGTGGCCGAGGCGAACCGCATCAGCAACAAGCGCCGCGTCGGCAACGTCGCCGGCAAGGCCGCGTTCCTGCTGTTCCTGTACCTCGAGGTCATCGACGCGTCGTTCTCGTTCGACGGGGTCATCGGGGCCTTCGCGATCACCGCCGACCCGATCATCATCGCCCTCGGACTGGGCCTCATCGGTGCCCTCTTCGTCCGGTCTCTCACCGTCTTCCTGGTCCGACAGGGCACGCTGGACGAGTTCGAGTACCTCGACCACGGTGCGCACTGGGCAATCGGTGCACTCGCGGCCATCCTGCTCGTCACGATCACCACCGAGGTGAACGAGGTCGTCACCGGCCTCATCGGCGTCGTCTTCATCCTCGCCGCGTTCATCTCGTCGGTGGTGCGCAACAAGAACAAGGCCGACGACCACGAGTCGGCCGACGACCACGCAGCCGTCGCCTCCTGA
- a CDS encoding 3'-5' exonuclease, whose product MTSPAAELDTATRPPQDLTTRPWWHALGVFDLETTGIDVETARIVSAHVGLIDMTGRSIVEGTWLADPGIEIPEQAAAVHGITTERARAEGRPAGEVVAEIVAAVEAVFARGIPLVIYNAPYDLTLLDREAKRHGIASPVIGNVVDPLVMDKALDTYRKGKRTLEVASQLYGVQLDDAHDAGADAIAAGRVAQAIAVKYADELDVSAEELHRKQVAWCAEQAASFQEYMRSKRDPTFTADGRWPRRHSAPSM is encoded by the coding sequence GTGACCTCCCCCGCTGCCGAGCTCGACACGGCGACCCGGCCCCCGCAGGACCTGACCACCCGACCCTGGTGGCACGCACTCGGGGTGTTCGACCTCGAGACGACCGGCATCGACGTCGAGACGGCACGCATCGTCAGTGCGCACGTCGGCCTGATCGACATGACCGGGCGCTCGATCGTCGAGGGCACCTGGCTCGCCGACCCGGGCATCGAGATCCCCGAGCAGGCCGCGGCCGTGCACGGCATCACGACCGAACGCGCCCGGGCCGAGGGACGACCCGCCGGTGAGGTCGTGGCCGAGATCGTCGCCGCGGTGGAGGCCGTGTTCGCCCGCGGGATCCCGCTGGTGATCTACAACGCCCCGTACGACCTGACGCTGCTCGACCGGGAGGCCAAGCGCCACGGCATCGCGTCCCCCGTGATCGGCAACGTGGTCGACCCGCTGGTGATGGACAAGGCGCTCGACACCTACCGGAAGGGCAAGCGGACGCTCGAGGTCGCCTCGCAGCTCTACGGCGTGCAGCTCGACGACGCGCACGACGCCGGCGCCGACGCGATCGCCGCCGGCCGGGTCGCCCAGGCCATCGCCGTGAAGTACGCCGACGAGCTCGACGTCAGCGCCGAGGAGCTGCACCGCAAGCAGGTCGCGTGGTGCGCCGAGCAGGCCGCCTCGTTCCAGGAGTACATGCGGAGCAAGCGCGACCCGACGTTCACCGCCGACGGCCGTTGGCCCCGTCGGCACTCGGCCCCGAGCATGTAG
- the treS gene encoding maltose alpha-D-glucosyltransferase, translated as MSFTAPIQQPGLTLDPLWYKRSVFYECMIRSFVDSNGDGTGDLQGLISRLDYLQWLGVDALWLPPFFRSPLRDGGYDISDYRAILPEFGTLDEFRELVTKAHERNMRIVIDMVINHTSDQHEWFQQSREDPDGPYGDFYVWRDTDEEYSNIRVIFVDTEESNWTFDPVRRQFFFHRFFSHQPDLNYENPAVVEAVYDVVRHWLDLGVDGLRLDAIPYLFQSEEGNGEGEPETHEFIKKLRTMIDDEYPGRVLIAEANQWPRETAAFLGTDEEPECHMAFDFPVMPRIFYSLRAQHAKELQAILSETLDVPETAAWGVFLRNHDELTLEMVSEEYRQAMYGWYGYDPRMRSNIGIRRRLAPLLDNSRAELELVHALLFSLPGSPFLYYGDEIGMGDNIWLPDRDSSRTPMQWTPDRNAGFSSADPGKLFLPVVQSLVFNYAQVNVEAQLAQSRSLLHWIRNVIHVRKAHPVFGMGSLAVQQTSNDSVLAFVRSWAGSGSDQQFGPSAEDVLCVFSFAHNPTSVTITAPEYAGRPLVDLFGGGAFPSFDADGTVTLTLGTQAFYWLHVGQGAENASAPRGAVGAVG; from the coding sequence GTGTCCTTCACAGCCCCGATCCAGCAGCCCGGACTGACCCTCGACCCGCTCTGGTACAAGCGCTCGGTGTTCTACGAGTGCATGATCCGCTCGTTCGTCGACTCGAACGGCGACGGCACCGGCGACCTGCAGGGCCTGATCAGCCGCCTCGACTACCTGCAGTGGCTCGGCGTCGACGCGCTCTGGCTGCCGCCGTTCTTCCGCTCCCCGCTGCGCGACGGCGGCTACGACATCTCCGACTACCGGGCGATCCTGCCCGAGTTCGGCACCCTCGACGAGTTCCGCGAACTCGTCACGAAGGCGCACGAGCGGAACATGCGCATCGTCATCGACATGGTGATCAACCACACGAGCGACCAGCACGAGTGGTTCCAGCAGTCGCGCGAGGACCCGGACGGCCCCTACGGCGACTTCTACGTCTGGCGGGACACCGACGAGGAGTACTCCAACATCCGCGTCATCTTCGTCGACACCGAGGAGTCGAACTGGACCTTCGACCCGGTCCGTCGGCAGTTCTTCTTCCACCGGTTCTTCTCGCACCAGCCGGACCTCAACTACGAGAACCCGGCCGTGGTCGAGGCCGTCTACGACGTCGTCCGACACTGGCTCGACCTCGGTGTGGACGGGCTGCGGCTCGACGCCATCCCCTACCTGTTCCAGTCGGAGGAGGGCAACGGCGAGGGTGAGCCGGAGACCCACGAGTTCATCAAGAAGCTCCGCACGATGATCGACGACGAGTACCCGGGCCGCGTGCTCATCGCCGAGGCGAACCAGTGGCCCCGCGAGACCGCGGCGTTCCTGGGCACCGACGAGGAGCCCGAGTGCCACATGGCGTTCGACTTCCCGGTGATGCCGCGCATCTTCTACTCGCTCCGGGCCCAGCACGCCAAGGAGTTGCAGGCGATCCTCTCCGAGACGCTCGACGTGCCCGAGACCGCCGCCTGGGGCGTCTTCCTCCGCAACCACGACGAGCTCACGCTCGAGATGGTCAGCGAGGAGTACCGGCAGGCGATGTACGGCTGGTACGGGTACGACCCCCGGATGCGCTCGAACATCGGCATCCGTCGTCGCCTGGCACCGCTGCTCGACAACTCCCGTGCCGAACTCGAACTCGTGCACGCCCTGCTGTTCTCGCTGCCCGGTTCCCCGTTCCTGTACTACGGCGACGAGATCGGGATGGGCGACAACATCTGGCTGCCGGACCGTGACTCGTCCCGCACCCCGATGCAGTGGACCCCGGACCGGAACGCCGGGTTCTCGTCCGCCGACCCGGGCAAGCTGTTCCTGCCGGTCGTCCAGTCCCTGGTGTTCAACTACGCCCAGGTGAACGTCGAGGCCCAGCTGGCACAGTCGCGGTCCCTGCTGCACTGGATCCGCAACGTCATCCACGTGCGGAAGGCCCACCCGGTGTTCGGGATGGGGTCGCTCGCGGTGCAGCAGACGTCGAACGACAGCGTGCTGGCGTTCGTCCGGTCCTGGGCGGGCTCCGGCTCGGACCAGCAGTTCGGCCCGAGCGCCGAGGACGTGCTGTGCGTGTTCTCGTTCGCCCACAACCCGACCTCGGTGACGATCACCGCTCCCGAGTACGCGGGCCGGCCGCTCGTCGACCTGTTCGGCGGCGGTGCCTTCCCGTCCTTCGACGCGGACGGCACCGTCACCCTGACCCTCGGCACGCAGGCGTTCTACTGGCTGCACGTCGGACAGGGTGCAGAGAACGCGAGCGCGCCTCGCGGGGCTGTCGGTGCCGTTGGCTAG
- a CDS encoding alpha/beta fold hydrolase → MQPPVLSPYQSLMAATPVVHRTVQVQDRTTHFWEYGPATAAAGSRAAPGSPATVLAVHGFRGDHHGLESIAAHLVAGHPTGVRVIVPDLPGFGVSDPLPTSDLDGYVHWLEGFRDALGLDRDTVVLGHSFGSIVVSAAVAAGLDTRLLVLVNPIAAPALQGPRAVGTGIAIAYYRLGAWLPRPLGLGLLRNRAIVRAMSIAMLKSRRPSLRRWVHDQHDRYFSAFADRTSVLEAFRTSVTHDVAQFADRISVPTLLVAAEHDDITAVPEQRALAERLADAELVVVPGVGHLVHYETPAAAASAVLRRMQTS, encoded by the coding sequence ATGCAACCGCCCGTGCTGTCCCCGTACCAGTCGCTGATGGCGGCCACCCCCGTCGTGCACCGCACGGTCCAGGTCCAGGACCGGACCACGCACTTCTGGGAGTACGGCCCCGCCACGGCAGCAGCCGGCAGCCGAGCCGCACCAGGCTCCCCGGCGACCGTGTTGGCGGTGCACGGGTTCCGCGGCGACCACCACGGGCTCGAGTCGATCGCCGCACACCTGGTCGCCGGACACCCGACCGGCGTCCGCGTGATCGTGCCCGACCTGCCCGGCTTCGGCGTGTCCGACCCGCTCCCGACGTCCGACCTCGACGGCTACGTGCACTGGCTCGAGGGCTTCCGCGACGCACTCGGGCTCGATCGTGACACCGTCGTCCTGGGCCACTCGTTCGGGTCGATCGTCGTGTCGGCCGCGGTCGCCGCCGGACTCGACACCCGACTGCTGGTCCTGGTGAACCCGATCGCCGCACCCGCGCTGCAGGGGCCGCGAGCGGTCGGCACCGGCATCGCCATCGCGTACTACCGTCTCGGCGCCTGGTTGCCCCGGCCACTCGGACTCGGTCTGCTGCGCAACCGGGCGATCGTCCGGGCGATGAGCATCGCGATGCTGAAGTCGCGTCGGCCGTCGCTCCGGCGGTGGGTGCACGACCAGCACGACCGGTACTTCTCGGCCTTCGCGGACCGCACCAGCGTGCTGGAGGCGTTCCGGACCTCCGTCACGCACGACGTCGCCCAGTTCGCCGACCGGATCAGCGTGCCGACCCTGCTGGTGGCGGCCGAGCACGACGACATCACCGCCGTCCCGGAGCAGCGCGCCCTGGCCGAGCGTCTCGCCGACGCGGAACTCGTCGTCGTCCCCGGCGTCGGCCACCTGGTGCACTACGAGACCCCGGCCGCCGCCGCGAGCGCGGTCCTCCGACGGATGCAGACCTCGTGA
- a CDS encoding glycosyltransferase family 4 protein, whose protein sequence is MTRLRIGIDCRYVRIGRHDGISRFTAGVAAHLPDRHDAVLLVSDERQLDSLPAGMPWELVPAPTDAGEPLVARHVNRLGLDAVFSPMQTMGSRGRRYALVLTLHDLIYYRNRTPPREFSWPLRLGWRAFHLAWWPQRFLLNGADGVVTVSETTAGLIAEHRLTDRPVTVAYNAADPAEPRDADAPRQKSLVYMGSFMPYKNVETLAAALPLLGPDWTLHCMSRVSDADRARLSGLAPAGAVVFHDGASDEEYRAVLRSATALATASYDEGFGIPLVESMGVGTPVVVSDIPIFREIGGDVAEYFDPSSPSAVAAAVRRLEARWDAASQASVAQAARFRWQDSAEQVVRAVERAVADREARHR, encoded by the coding sequence GTGACCCGGCTCCGGATCGGCATCGACTGCCGCTACGTCCGCATCGGCCGGCACGACGGGATCAGCCGTTTCACGGCGGGCGTCGCCGCCCACCTGCCCGACCGACACGACGCCGTGCTGCTCGTCTCCGACGAACGCCAGCTCGACTCCCTGCCCGCCGGGATGCCGTGGGAGCTCGTGCCGGCGCCGACCGACGCGGGGGAGCCCCTGGTCGCCCGGCACGTCAACCGCCTGGGCCTGGACGCCGTGTTCTCGCCGATGCAGACGATGGGCTCCCGTGGGCGCCGGTACGCCCTCGTGCTCACGCTGCACGACCTCATCTACTACCGGAACCGCACACCTCCGCGCGAGTTCTCGTGGCCGCTCCGGCTGGGGTGGCGGGCGTTCCACCTGGCCTGGTGGCCGCAGCGGTTCCTGCTCAACGGTGCCGACGGTGTGGTCACGGTCTCCGAGACGACCGCCGGGCTGATCGCCGAGCACCGTCTGACGGACCGTCCCGTCACGGTGGCGTACAACGCCGCCGACCCGGCCGAGCCCCGCGACGCCGACGCCCCCCGGCAGAAGTCGCTCGTCTACATGGGCTCGTTCATGCCGTACAAGAACGTCGAGACGCTGGCGGCCGCCCTGCCTCTGCTCGGCCCGGACTGGACGCTGCACTGCATGTCGCGCGTGTCCGACGCCGACCGGGCGCGTCTCAGCGGGCTCGCCCCGGCCGGTGCGGTCGTCTTCCACGACGGCGCGAGCGACGAGGAGTACCGCGCGGTGCTCCGGTCGGCGACCGCCCTGGCGACGGCCTCGTACGACGAGGGCTTCGGCATCCCGCTGGTCGAGTCGATGGGCGTCGGCACGCCGGTCGTCGTCAGCGACATCCCGATCTTCCGCGAGATCGGCGGCGACGTCGCCGAGTACTTCGACCCGTCGTCACCGTCCGCCGTCGCAGCCGCGGTCCGCCGACTGGAGGCCCGGTGGGACGCCGCCTCGCAGGCGTCGGTCGCGCAGGCGGCCCGGTTCCGATGGCAGGACTCCGCCGAACAGGTCGTCCGTGCCGTCGAGCGCGCGGTCGCGGACCGGGAGGCGCGTCACCGCTGA